In the genome of Helicobacter colisuis, one region contains:
- a CDS encoding McrB family protein produces the protein MKYAKSHSREDKDSLIKAYDEALKQNGIKWNLTMALYWINPNEYINLDANNRKFIDRLEKISIDSFKNTSIDFTENLSKPNREPLSGEQYLKICDYWNQALKKGDYVFKTFPELSHEAYNNKNTQNSKNKQQPQDTQAIRYGTTNPNKIKTYLEGDFLKEVFMTKNDYETLVGLLKHKKNIILQGAPGVGKTFTAKRLAYSMIGKKDSERIMMIQFHQSYSYEDFIMGFRPSNNGFELKEGPFYKFCKKARDDSNDEYFFIINEINRGNLSKIFGELFMLIESDKRGEEMQLIYSDEKFSVPKNLYIIGMMNTADRSLAMLDYALRRRFAFFELFPVFDKYIQKKEVTKDSNLEKVIKVIQEINE, from the coding sequence ATGAAATACGCAAAATCGCATTCACGAGAAGACAAAGATTCTCTCATTAAAGCTTATGATGAAGCCTTAAAACAAAATGGCATTAAATGGAATTTAACAATGGCTTTGTATTGGATTAATCCTAATGAATATATCAATCTTGATGCAAATAATCGCAAATTCATTGATAGGCTTGAAAAAATTTCAATTGATAGTTTTAAAAATACTTCAATTGACTTTACCGAAAATCTAAGCAAGCCTAATAGAGAACCACTAAGCGGGGAGCAGTATTTGAAAATCTGCGATTATTGGAATCAAGCCCTTAAAAAGGGCGATTATGTTTTCAAAACCTTTCCAGAACTCTCTCATGAAGCCTACAACAATAAAAACACACAAAATTCTAAAAACAAACAACAGCCCCAAGATACTCAAGCTATACGCTATGGCACTACAAACCCAAATAAAATTAAAACCTATTTAGAAGGCGACTTTTTAAAAGAAGTGTTTATGACAAAAAATGACTATGAAACCCTAGTTGGCTTACTTAAGCACAAGAAAAATATTATTTTACAAGGCGCTCCAGGGGTTGGCAAGACTTTTACAGCAAAGCGATTGGCTTACTCAATGATAGGAAAAAAAGATTCAGAGCGCATTATGATGATTCAATTTCACCAAAGTTATAGCTATGAAGATTTTATCATGGGATTCCGCCCTTCAAACAATGGGTTTGAGCTCAAAGAAGGTCCATTTTATAAATTTTGCAAAAAAGCTAGAGACGATTCTAATGATGAATATTTTTTTATCATTAATGAGATTAATCGCGGGAATCTAAGCAAGATTTTTGGCGAATTATTTATGCTTATTGAAAGTGATAAGCGCGGAGAAGAAATGCAGCTTATCTACTCTGATGAAAAGTTTTCTGTCCCAAAAAATCTTTATATCATAGGTATGATGAATACAGCTGATCGTAGCCTTGCAATGCTAGATTATGCTTTGCGTCGCCGTTTTGCATTTTTTGAATTATTCCCTGTATTTGACAAATATATTCAGAAAAAAGAAGTTACTAAAGATTCCAATCTTGAAAAAGTGATTAAAGTTATCCAAGAAATCAATGAATAA
- the mcrC gene encoding 5-methylcytosine-specific restriction endonuclease system specificity protein McrC, translating into MIKIQNIYHMLAYAFHALNESEYKEFGTEKFENAADLLSAIIIKGIKTQLKRELGRTYLDKTESLSCLHGKIDITESIKQQTLIKHQLICAYDELSVDSYMNRILKTTMKLLLQYDIDKSRKKGLQELLLYFAEIKTIKIHSINWRFAFHRNNQTYQMLMSICQLIIKGLLQNTSDGSLKLMDFFNDQQMCHLHERFILGYYKRHFSQIKTNSLQIKWALDDKFDTMLPTMQTDITLTYNNKILIIDAKYYNQITQTRYNSNTYRSHNLYQIFTYVKNMASSDKGENKEVSGMLLYAKPDDEINHDSTYIMSGNKITIKTLDLNCDFKEIAKQLDLIAKNLIGI; encoded by the coding sequence GTGATTAAGATTCAAAATATCTATCATATGCTTGCATATGCCTTTCATGCCCTAAATGAAAGCGAATACAAAGAGTTTGGCACAGAAAAATTTGAAAATGCAGCAGACTTGCTTTCTGCTATTATCATCAAAGGAATCAAAACACAACTAAAGCGTGAATTAGGACGCACCTATCTTGACAAAACCGAATCATTAAGCTGTTTGCATGGCAAAATAGACATAACAGAATCCATCAAACAACAAACGCTTATCAAACACCAACTAATTTGCGCTTATGATGAATTATCTGTTGATTCTTATATGAATCGTATTCTTAAAACAACAATGAAACTTTTATTGCAATACGATATTGACAAATCAAGAAAAAAAGGGCTGCAAGAACTGCTACTTTATTTCGCAGAAATCAAAACCATTAAAATACACTCAATCAATTGGAGATTCGCATTCCACCGCAATAATCAAACCTATCAAATGCTTATGTCTATATGCCAACTCATCATCAAAGGGCTTTTGCAAAACACTTCTGATGGCTCATTAAAACTAATGGATTTTTTCAACGATCAACAAATGTGCCATCTGCATGAAAGGTTTATCCTTGGATATTACAAAAGGCATTTCTCGCAAATAAAGACTAATTCACTGCAAATCAAATGGGCTTTAGATGACAAGTTTGATACGATGCTCCCCACTATGCAAACAGATATTACACTTACTTATAATAATAAAATCCTTATCATTGATGCAAAATATTATAATCAAATCACTCAAACTAGATACAATTCAAATACATACCGTTCTCACAACTTGTATCAAATTTTCACCTATGTAAAAAATATGGCATCTAGCGACAAAGGCGAAAATAAAGAAGTCTCAGGTATGCTACTCTATGCCAAACCTGATGATGAAATCAATCATGATAGCACTTATATAATGAGTGGCAATAAAATTACTATCAAAACCTTGGATTTAAACTGCGATTTTAAAGAAATCGCCAAACAACTTGATTTAATCGCAAAAAATCTTATAGGAATCTAA
- the zupT gene encoding zinc transporter ZupT — translation MEILSWQVFYAIMLTFFAGASSAIGALIAFFSYANNTRFLSFGLGFSAGVMIYIAFVEILPSSLLDFKTYSKDFGEIIGLLCFFGGLLISLLIDKLIPKELNPHNPKDNDELLELKICPIPSGKQKPSYHPGISQRETLKLKHMGILTAIAIGIHNFPEGFAVFASSLDNLSFGIIIALAIAIHNIPEGMAVSLPIYHATGNKKKAFYYSAISGLAEPLGAIIGALFLLPFMGDLTLAITFAFVAGIMVFISLDELLPASKNYGEAHDSLYGLILGMVVIAFSLLILNH, via the coding sequence ATGGAAATTTTATCTTGGCAGGTTTTTTATGCCATCATGCTAACATTTTTTGCAGGTGCCTCAAGTGCAATTGGAGCTTTAATTGCTTTCTTTTCATATGCAAATAATACTCGATTTTTATCTTTTGGGCTGGGTTTTTCTGCGGGAGTTATGATTTATATTGCTTTTGTAGAGATTCTACCCTCTTCATTGCTAGATTTCAAAACCTATTCTAAAGATTTTGGCGAAATAATAGGTTTATTATGTTTTTTTGGAGGCTTATTAATCAGCCTACTTATCGATAAACTAATCCCAAAAGAACTTAATCCACACAATCCTAAAGATAATGATGAGTTATTAGAGTTAAAAATTTGCCCCATTCCTAGTGGCAAACAAAAACCAAGCTATCATCCTGGAATCTCACAAAGAGAAACTTTAAAACTTAAACACATGGGGATTTTAACAGCCATTGCCATTGGAATACATAATTTTCCAGAAGGCTTTGCAGTCTTTGCTTCAAGCTTAGATAATCTTTCATTTGGTATTATCATCGCACTTGCCATTGCCATTCACAACATTCCTGAAGGTATGGCGGTTTCCCTACCTATTTATCACGCCACAGGCAACAAAAAGAAAGCTTTCTATTACTCTGCTATTTCTGGACTTGCAGAACCCTTAGGAGCAATCATTGGCGCATTATTTCTATTACCTTTTATGGGAGACTTAACTTTAGCAATTACTTTTGCCTTTGTAGCTGGAATTATGGTATTTATCTCATTAGATGAATTACTTCCTGCTTCAAAAAACTATGGAGAAGCACACGATAGCTTATATGGATTAATTCTGGGAATGGTAGTCATAGCCTTTAGCCTATTAATTTTAAATCACTAA
- a CDS encoding pyridoxamine 5'-phosphate oxidase family protein yields the protein MRRSEFECFDSQMLQTMLAKIEFGVMVIPDGEPYGVPISFCYEEGEIYFHGAKSGRKYHLLKENPKVSFSATKIYSYIPSYFLNNTMIPTQFFFSVYLSGTFETITDYQRKKCILKSLVQKYESHNDSLDMDLGQFKGQERGVFVGAIKVESQSIKAKFGQNLKQEVREQIIRDLTNRGTLLDQETIEMMRYFSPQP from the coding sequence ATGCGTCGCAGTGAATTTGAGTGTTTTGATTCTCAAATGCTACAGACAATGTTAGCAAAAATTGAGTTTGGAGTGATGGTTATCCCTGATGGTGAGCCTTATGGAGTGCCTATTAGTTTTTGCTATGAAGAAGGTGAAATCTATTTTCACGGAGCAAAAAGTGGCAGAAAATATCATTTGTTAAAGGAGAATCCAAAAGTCTCCTTTAGTGCTACAAAAATTTATTCTTATATTCCTTCTTATTTTTTAAATAACACAATGATTCCTACGCAATTTTTCTTTTCTGTTTATCTAAGTGGCACTTTTGAAACAATTACGGATTATCAAAGAAAAAAGTGCATTTTAAAGTCGTTAGTGCAAAAGTATGAATCTCATAATGATTCATTGGATATGGATTTGGGTCAATTTAAAGGGCAAGAAAGGGGTGTATTTGTTGGAGCAATAAAGGTAGAAAGTCAAAGCATAAAAGCAAAATTTGGGCAAAACTTAAAACAGGAAGTTAGAGAACAAATAATCAGAGATTTGACTAATAGAGGCACTTTATTAGATCAAGAAACTATTGAAATGATGCGCTATTTTAGCCCCCAACCTTGA
- a CDS encoding iron-sulfur cluster assembly scaffold protein gives MAKNELLGGALWDAYSKKVSERMDNPTHLGVITQKEADERGLKLIVADYGAEACGDAVRLYWLVDSNDVIVDAKFKSFGCGTAIASSDMMVELCLGKKVQEAVKITNIDVEKALRDDPDTPAVPGQKMHCSVMAYDVIKKAAALYLGKNPEDFEDEIIVCECARVSLGTIKEVIKLNDLKSVEEITEYTKAGAFCKSCIKPGGHEEREYYLVDILRDVRAEMEEEALKNKADLESKGDLKFADMTLVQKIKAIESLIDEKIRPMLMMDGGNMEIIELKNSSDGHTDVYIRYLGACSGCASGATGTLFAIESVLQEGLDSSIRVFPV, from the coding sequence ATGGCAAAAAATGAATTACTTGGTGGAGCATTGTGGGATGCTTATAGTAAAAAAGTTAGCGAGAGAATGGATAATCCAACTCATTTGGGAGTTATCACGCAAAAAGAAGCTGATGAGCGTGGCTTAAAGCTGATTGTGGCAGATTATGGCGCAGAGGCTTGTGGTGATGCAGTAAGGCTATATTGGCTTGTGGATTCTAATGATGTGATTGTGGATGCTAAGTTTAAAAGCTTTGGCTGTGGGACTGCTATTGCAAGTAGTGATATGATGGTTGAGCTTTGCTTGGGCAAAAAGGTGCAAGAGGCAGTTAAGATTACAAACATTGATGTTGAAAAGGCTTTGCGCGATGATCCTGATACTCCAGCAGTTCCGGGACAAAAAATGCATTGTTCTGTTATGGCTTATGATGTTATTAAAAAGGCAGCAGCTTTATATTTGGGTAAGAATCCAGAAGATTTTGAAGATGAAATTATCGTGTGTGAGTGCGCTAGAGTAAGCCTTGGAACAATTAAAGAAGTGATTAAACTCAATGATTTAAAAAGTGTGGAAGAGATCACAGAATACACTAAAGCAGGGGCTTTCTGTAAAAGCTGTATTAAACCTGGAGGACACGAAGAGAGAGAATATTATCTTGTAGATATTTTGCGTGATGTGCGCGCTGAAATGGAAGAAGAAGCGCTAAAAAACAAAGCAGATTTAGAATCAAAGGGAGATTTGAAGTTTGCTGATATGACTTTGGTTCAAAAAATTAAAGCCATTGAGAGTTTAATTGATGAAAAAATTCGCCCAATGCTAATGATGGATGGCGGAAATATGGAGATCATCGAGCTTAAAAATTCTAGCGATGGACATACTGATGTTTATATCCGCTATCTTGGTGCGTGCAGTGGCTGTGCTAGCGGTGCGACAGGAACGCTTTTTGCCATTGAATCAGTTTTGCAAGAAGGGCTTGATTCTAGTATTCGCGTTTTCCCTGTGTGA
- a CDS encoding NifS family cysteine desulfurase, translating to MSEANKRVYLDNNATTMLDPKAKELMDSYFCEKYGNPNSLHIFGTETHKVIREAFNHLYEGINARDEDDIIITSCATESNNWVLKGVYFDVLRFGEKNHIITTDVEHPAVLATCRFLESLGVEVTYLSIGENGTLDAKQVEEAITDKTALVSIMWANNETGIIFPIEEIGAICKKRGVLFHTDAVQAIGKIPVDVQKANVDFLSFSAHKFHGPKGIGGLYIKKGVKLTPLFHGGEHMGGRRSGTLNVPYIVAMGEAMRQACLYLDFERNNVRRLRDKLEDALLEIPDVFVVGDRALRVPNTILVSIRGVEGEAMLWDLNKNGIACSTGSACASEDLEANPVMSAIGADKELAHTAVRISLSRFTTQEEIDYAITIFKKSIERLRAISSSY from the coding sequence ATGAGTGAGGCTAACAAAAGGGTTTATTTGGATAATAATGCAACAACAATGTTAGACCCTAAAGCTAAGGAATTAATGGATTCTTATTTTTGTGAAAAATATGGTAATCCTAATTCCTTGCACATTTTTGGAACAGAAACGCACAAAGTCATTAGGGAAGCCTTTAATCATCTCTATGAGGGTATTAATGCAAGAGATGAAGATGATATTATCATCACTTCTTGTGCTACAGAATCAAATAACTGGGTGTTAAAAGGTGTGTATTTTGATGTTTTACGCTTTGGTGAAAAGAATCATATTATTACTACAGATGTAGAGCATCCAGCGGTTTTGGCAACCTGTAGATTTTTAGAAAGTCTTGGAGTGGAAGTAACTTACCTCTCCATTGGCGAAAATGGGACATTAGATGCTAAGCAAGTAGAAGAAGCCATTACAGATAAAACAGCGTTAGTTAGCATTATGTGGGCAAATAATGAAACAGGAATCATTTTTCCTATTGAAGAAATTGGTGCAATTTGTAAAAAAAGGGGTGTTTTATTTCATACTGATGCGGTGCAGGCTATCGGCAAAATTCCTGTTGATGTGCAAAAGGCTAATGTGGATTTTCTAAGCTTTAGTGCGCATAAATTCCACGGACCTAAAGGAATTGGTGGGCTTTATATTAAAAAAGGCGTGAAATTAACTCCACTTTTCCATGGTGGTGAGCATATGGGTGGAAGACGCAGTGGAACGCTTAATGTGCCTTATATTGTTGCAATGGGAGAGGCAATGCGACAAGCTTGTTTGTATTTGGATTTTGAACGCAATAATGTAAGACGATTGCGTGATAAACTAGAAGATGCACTACTGGAAATTCCTGATGTATTTGTTGTGGGAGATAGAGCGTTGCGTGTGCCTAATACGATTTTGGTGAGTATTCGTGGAGTTGAAGGGGAAGCAATGCTTTGGGATTTGAATAAAAATGGTATTGCTTGTTCAACAGGAAGTGCTTGTGCGAGTGAAGATTTGGAGGCAAATCCAGTTATGAGTGCCATTGGTGCAGATAAGGAATTAGCGCATACTGCAGTAAGAATCTCTTTAAGTCGTTTTACAACGCAAGAAGAAATTGACTATGCAATCACTATTTTTAAAAAATCAATTGAACGCCTAAGAGCGATTTCAAGTAGCTATTAA
- the kdsB gene encoding 3-deoxy-manno-octulosonate cytidylyltransferase yields MIIIPARLKSTRFPNKILAPIGGIPMVIRVAKIAKEVDEVVIACDDVSVKEVCEQYGFKSILTSKEHESGTDRIAECARILGLGQDEIIINLQGDEPFIEKEVIQKLKSLMESKAQSRGEIPFMGSCMRVVSKKEAEDPNLVKVVINQEKEAIYFSRARIPYDRENILDSHDKWQYFGHLGIYAFSGKSLQEFCNLPKLALEEIEKLEQLRAIENKKTIVMVEVCSQSFGIDTKEDLKRALEIFSL; encoded by the coding sequence ATGATTATTATTCCTGCTAGATTAAAATCTACACGCTTCCCTAATAAGATTCTTGCTCCCATTGGTGGGATTCCTATGGTGATTCGAGTTGCAAAAATAGCAAAAGAAGTGGATGAGGTTGTGATTGCTTGTGATGATGTTAGCGTAAAAGAAGTGTGTGAGCAATATGGCTTTAAGTCTATTCTAACAAGCAAAGAGCATGAGAGTGGCACAGATAGAATCGCAGAATGTGCAAGAATTTTGGGCTTAGGACAAGATGAAATTATCATTAATTTGCAAGGAGATGAGCCCTTTATTGAAAAAGAAGTGATACAAAAATTAAAAAGTCTTATGGAATCTAAAGCTCAATCAAGAGGAGAAATCCCTTTTATGGGGAGTTGTATGCGAGTGGTTTCAAAAAAGGAGGCAGAAGATCCTAATTTAGTTAAAGTTGTGATAAATCAAGAAAAAGAAGCGATTTATTTTTCGCGCGCTAGGATTCCTTATGATAGAGAAAATATTCTTGATTCGCATGATAAGTGGCAGTATTTTGGGCATTTAGGAATCTATGCTTTTAGCGGAAAGAGTTTGCAAGAATTTTGTAATCTACCTAAGTTGGCGCTAGAAGAAATTGAAAAATTAGAGCAGTTAAGAGCCATAGAAAATAAAAAAACAATTGTAATGGTGGAAGTGTGTAGTCAATCTTTTGGGATTGATACTAAAGAAGATTTAAAAAGGGCTTTAGAAATTTTTTCTCTTTAG
- a CDS encoding zf-TFIIB domain-containing protein encodes MQCPVCSGVDLVMSERSGVEIDYCPKCRGVWLDRGELDKIIERSTQNMQTPRYEERRQYEDTRYKENYKPKKRESFLGELFDF; translated from the coding sequence ATGCAGTGTCCAGTTTGTAGTGGCGTAGATTTAGTGATGAGTGAGAGAAGTGGTGTTGAGATTGATTATTGCCCTAAATGTCGTGGAGTTTGGCTTGATAGGGGTGAATTAGATAAAATTATTGAGCGTTCTACCCAAAATATGCAAACTCCGAGGTATGAGGAAAGAAGGCAATATGAGGATACAAGATACAAAGAAAACTATAAGCCCAAAAAACGAGAAAGTTTTTTGGGTGAATTGTTTGATTTTTAG
- a CDS encoding tetrahydrodipicolinate N-succinyltransferase N-terminal domain-containing protein — protein MNANDFKQKVSEIQAKSNYKTPLGFGICYADVGVMSNKVLQATYPVLNWQENFGSYAIFWDLREECEILEDCESELVFGITEEFVIKALEAFSPYLAETQSNPNAHKNVAVVLELQRALQEDRIYTENGDFRYRFCAIYEDKQCKSVESAYMKLLALSLGKAPLRSLYLDGIFGLLSNVAWSGNVPFELDWLRENEIALKMRGEFPAIDFVDKFPRYLMQVIPQYDNIRLLDTAKTRFGAYLGTGGYTQMPGASYVNFNAGAMGACMNEGRISSSVIVGEGSDVGGGASILGVLSGGNSDPISIGKNCLLGVNSSTGISLGDGCIVDGGIAILAGTIFQITPQEAQKIKEINPDFEIKDNGLYKGRELSGKNGIHFRCDSKSGVMIAFRSNRKIELNSALH, from the coding sequence ATGAATGCAAACGATTTTAAACAAAAAGTAAGTGAGATTCAAGCAAAAAGCAATTATAAAACGCCTCTTGGCTTTGGAATCTGCTATGCTGATGTCGGAGTAATGAGCAACAAAGTTTTACAAGCCACTTACCCTGTTTTAAACTGGCAAGAAAATTTTGGTAGTTATGCTATTTTTTGGGATTTGCGCGAAGAGTGTGAAATCTTAGAGGATTGTGAAAGCGAATTGGTTTTTGGTATCACAGAAGAGTTTGTTATCAAAGCCTTAGAAGCTTTCTCTCCTTATTTAGCAGAAACTCAAAGCAATCCCAACGCACATAAAAATGTAGCGGTAGTCTTAGAATTACAACGCGCTTTACAAGAAGATAGAATCTATACTGAAAATGGCGATTTTAGATACCGATTCTGCGCCATCTATGAAGATAAACAATGTAAAAGTGTTGAATCTGCTTATATGAAACTCCTTGCACTCTCTTTGGGCAAAGCACCTCTTAGAAGTTTATATCTAGATGGAATCTTTGGGCTTTTAAGCAATGTAGCGTGGAGTGGAAATGTGCCTTTTGAGCTAGATTGGCTAAGAGAAAATGAAATTGCTCTTAAAATGCGTGGAGAATTCCCTGCAATTGATTTTGTCGATAAATTCCCACGCTACTTAATGCAAGTTATTCCACAATATGACAATATCCGCCTTCTTGACACTGCAAAAACTCGATTTGGTGCGTATTTAGGAACCGGTGGTTATACACAAATGCCTGGAGCAAGCTATGTGAATTTCAATGCCGGTGCAATGGGCGCGTGCATGAATGAGGGCAGAATCTCATCTAGCGTAATTGTTGGGGAAGGTAGTGATGTTGGCGGTGGTGCAAGTATTTTAGGTGTGCTAAGTGGTGGTAACTCTGATCCTATTAGCATTGGGAAAAACTGCCTACTTGGCGTAAATAGCTCTACAGGTATTAGTTTAGGCGATGGGTGCATTGTAGATGGTGGAATTGCGATTTTAGCAGGAACAATTTTCCAAATTACTCCACAAGAAGCTCAAAAAATTAAAGAAATTAATCCAGACTTTGAAATCAAAGACAATGGGCTTTACAAAGGCAGGGAACTTTCAGGCAAAAACGGAATCCACTTCCGATGCGATTCTAAGAGTGGTGTTATGATTGCTTTCCGCTCTAACCGAAAAATAGAACTCAATTCAGCCCTACACTAA
- a CDS encoding polyphenol oxidase family protein yields the protein MIIPKGLELWLSKEGRNIAFHAGNLTKEAVKQNQSIELQSRGYSIEQLCFLNQVHGDNILKASSGGLLGDGDGIVLDKIGLVGLIMVADCNPIVVFDKAKRVLVLLHAGRLGVEKGIVFKAFSLLQREYQSCLSDLFVYIGPSIRGCCYEVGIEALSQALESGKIAKERKIYLDLIEVLKEQFKEIGICDYEIDPLCTCCSGRYFSYRRDRNCGRFGIFASLTEK from the coding sequence TTGATAATTCCTAAGGGTTTAGAGCTTTGGTTAAGCAAAGAGGGGAGAAATATAGCTTTTCATGCTGGAAATTTAACCAAAGAAGCAGTTAAGCAAAATCAAAGTATAGAGCTACAAAGTCGTGGTTATTCTATAGAGCAATTGTGCTTTTTAAATCAAGTGCATGGGGATAATATTTTAAAGGCTTCTAGTGGCGGATTGCTTGGCGATGGAGATGGAATTGTTTTGGATAAAATCGGCTTAGTTGGCTTAATTATGGTGGCAGATTGTAATCCTATTGTTGTGTTTGATAAGGCTAAGCGAGTTTTAGTATTGCTTCATGCAGGTAGGCTTGGTGTAGAAAAAGGAATTGTTTTTAAGGCATTTTCTCTTTTGCAGAGAGAATATCAAAGTTGTTTGAGTGATCTTTTTGTTTATATTGGTCCATCAATTAGAGGATGTTGCTATGAAGTGGGTATAGAAGCCTTAAGCCAAGCGCTAGAGAGTGGCAAGATTGCTAAAGAAAGAAAAATATATTTAGATTTAATAGAAGTTTTAAAAGAGCAATTTAAGGAAATTGGTATTTGTGATTATGAGATTGATCCGCTTTGCACTTGTTGCAGTGGGCGATATTTTTCTTATCGTAGGGATAGAAATTGTGGGAGATTTGGAATATTCGCAAGTTTGACTGAAAAGTAA
- a CDS encoding rod shape-determining protein, which translates to MALLERNDIAIDLGTVNTIVRNNAEDIIFCEATCITLEDMGDSKRVVCIGDQAKKMMGRAPSNFEVINPLLNGAISDFETTKTFISALISLGQTSKLAPRVGISIPRNLTQVERHSLYEATILAGAKEAFLIEDPFSASVGAGLDISTARAKMVIDAGGGLIEASVISLGGLIASAFTKEAGDFVDYALIEYCRYNKNIGISKELAEKIKRQIRVFGENPIINIGAKSLSNGMPISYELNLDELKHVLLTGMFKIKNTILETIQKSPPQIAPDLIEDGAILTGGMALIEGMKEFLEEELKMQINLSPNPLLDISKGACIIMQNYDAYDRVEWSGGSIVDNS; encoded by the coding sequence ATGGCTTTATTAGAAAGAAATGATATTGCAATTGATTTGGGCACAGTAAATACCATTGTGAGAAATAATGCAGAAGATATTATATTTTGCGAAGCGACTTGTATTACTTTAGAGGATATGGGCGATTCTAAGAGAGTGGTGTGCATTGGTGATCAGGCAAAAAAGATGATGGGGCGCGCACCAAGTAATTTTGAAGTGATTAATCCGCTTTTAAATGGAGCCATCAGTGATTTTGAAACAACAAAAACTTTTATTAGCGCTTTGATTTCTCTTGGTCAAACTTCGAAGCTTGCACCGCGCGTTGGGATTAGTATTCCAAGGAATCTCACGCAAGTAGAGCGCCATTCTTTGTATGAAGCTACAATACTTGCAGGAGCCAAAGAAGCCTTTTTGATAGAAGATCCCTTTAGTGCTAGTGTGGGGGCGGGATTAGATATTAGCACAGCAAGAGCAAAAATGGTGATTGATGCGGGTGGGGGCTTGATTGAAGCAAGTGTTATTTCTCTTGGAGGTTTGATAGCAAGTGCTTTTACAAAAGAAGCGGGAGATTTTGTGGATTACGCCTTAATAGAGTATTGCAGGTATAACAAAAATATCGGCATTAGTAAAGAATTGGCAGAAAAAATTAAGCGACAAATCAGAGTTTTTGGTGAAAATCCTATTATTAATATTGGCGCTAAATCTTTATCTAATGGAATGCCTATTTCCTATGAATTGAATTTAGATGAGTTAAAGCATGTGCTTTTGACAGGAATGTTTAAAATCAAAAACACTATTTTAGAAACAATTCAGAAGTCTCCACCTCAAATTGCACCTGATTTGATAGAAGATGGAGCAATTCTTACTGGGGGTATGGCATTGATAGAGGGAATGAAGGAATTTTTAGAAGAAGAACTTAAAATGCAAATCAACCTTTCTCCTAATCCTTTGTTGGATATTTCTAAGGGGGCTTGTATAATTATGCAAAATTATGATGCTTATGATAGAGTGGAATGGAGCGGAGGGAGTATCGTTGATAATTCCTAA